The following are from one region of the Endozoicomonas sp. 4G genome:
- a CDS encoding ankyrin repeat domain-containing protein: MKLFLRAQPVEPKNSQIRSGTAPESQITITASPGQVFTACSQQLKADAHSILLTAYDQTKKTPHKLLLTHEQTTLHLEKTYICPTEDIKQLPYNYQRVLYSQEPFLVIRQNDPKKKEQDKNKNSLIPPTGLPSTLSSQNLPTGGSGPDSDEDSFFKHPFRPPFVHQSGITMVLLPFLKLPPDWQHQIPGSQWYHWLVGEPDYDSGAIVNIQLNGESIARLPIHSWELQELAEDLTNSRQLLQKLAYRLNGREAFIQQLLDILATGDQNPMDEDTRERIEKQLADVLEQSGHSFSLELEWFSLQAAMTPDNSIITAHNGKGKEQEANSGKVPGSSDQNQQGATGGQPSQSEQEKKEAPDDQQNSNDPPPRSNETSSQQTEANPGSELTITFVGRTNAGKSSLASALLGAKFFPSDERRTETGEDDIVVTPDTDVPSDTLRIRSLPAYGSEDIQTWLENNPIAADEIVVIVFRNSLSDFDVDVLRSLTRQNNRPLNQIIFVRNRFDEVVEAQKNIRKQTETMSKDEEVSLVTELQKAWKAEVRRYMKRLFREDESFVCPELLFTDCRDIYQCDGMESLLEAIKNSVQQAYPGQAREAIWTRFSDIREETAEKNLTELDAHSVVVTLPKPNGYQIQYTLDPPPFLTASELGAVLAAFAAQTDRSQQRKSSLTVASGGSKTTYWYTINPETSLTGTDLFRTSILIQDDSKKASDPIQIWIDYEPATVQVDKHISIISLISLNRILEKIKSQAFAPKAWIYKGNAFPESSLLITRAPAVRLRELIVPQNSSTGEANRLLPLSSSEVLELAIKLGTGLKTLSEMRFSLSILDVDSIGIDPGSLQPHFVELSNLQDTPLRSEQAFTNWLSQQYHRLVGRADETVESVTVKSLGLLFTLLPGQSPHFSEVDRRYSVQENLLLLAQSMLDDKPENRPTLDQIIATLRTIQRDFKTHQLPKTLTKSQHGAPSSQSVSGSHDPEQSDVRTYSPEQDKELIKAISNGLSGQEKKTFKEQFLDNRPGEIKQFSDFISRRFLALIKEAKAGGVATKSVFDSLLRQLNNDFGLHPKQGCNHWLEEFNKIYKTDFNEKLKEIVNGDDSRLHTLQKQFIAFYTGHIPGTIWYEFFGDGQASLHRWARNGNSGWVWLWLQLHSEEAATLLNARDINERTPLHLAVYSGNEDTVRFILEHEPNVDAKDSVDYTPLHWAAFFGRGTIAEQLLQHNASLTGQHRLRITPLHVAAWNNQGAMVNKLLEWGASIDSSAYGIYPIHCAAATGSLNSLEALLAHRLNDLDVFSFTGSFNSLAYKPIALNALISSGHSALHIAAWYGHRKIVAKLIDAGADQKQLTKDGYMAGDLAKFRGHKYLGLSVSGKDVDQQKPNPPDPIDLAIPIANKLEFMHIDQYGYSTLHRAAREGDVNRVRDILINNEYTSARSTLSGYTPLHIAALYGHKEIAALLLSPANREDKTVSGNTPLHLAALFNRETMIAFLLDHSCRPDATTHSGITVLDVASAMGSRNTLERIFESLKQSKGDGSPIHNGVTAMHLAAKYGNIEAIRFLNQVAGISLEIETARGETPLHSATHSGQVETVKWLKITGVNLAPANKKGVTPLFMAAAINSPELIELLGQEGKPEHLTEIIGLTAERFGVASFSSIDEPLSLTPLHFAALKGNLEAVQALVMKCGAKLDTRSSGLTALDFASQGGHLKVVQWLIDE, from the coding sequence TTGAAACTCTTTTTAAGGGCTCAACCGGTAGAGCCAAAGAACAGTCAAATAAGATCCGGCACGGCCCCTGAATCACAAATAACCATCACAGCCAGCCCTGGTCAGGTATTCACAGCGTGCAGCCAACAGCTCAAAGCGGATGCTCACAGTATATTGCTGACTGCCTATGATCAGACAAAAAAAACACCACACAAATTGCTACTGACTCACGAGCAAACGACACTGCATTTGGAAAAAACCTACATCTGCCCCACTGAAGATATAAAGCAACTGCCGTATAACTACCAGCGTGTCCTGTATTCTCAAGAACCCTTTCTGGTCATCCGCCAGAATGACCCAAAGAAAAAAGAGCAAGATAAAAATAAAAACAGCCTTATCCCACCTACAGGTCTACCCAGTACACTTTCATCGCAAAACCTGCCAACCGGAGGCTCTGGACCGGATTCAGATGAAGACAGCTTTTTCAAACATCCCTTCCGGCCACCTTTTGTCCATCAGAGCGGCATCACCATGGTCTTGCTTCCCTTTCTTAAACTGCCACCCGATTGGCAACACCAGATACCGGGCAGCCAATGGTACCACTGGCTGGTGGGTGAGCCGGATTATGACTCTGGCGCAATAGTAAATATTCAGCTAAATGGCGAATCCATAGCCCGGCTACCCATTCATTCATGGGAACTGCAAGAGCTGGCTGAAGACCTGACCAATAGCCGACAACTGTTGCAGAAGCTGGCGTACAGGCTCAATGGCCGGGAAGCGTTTATCCAGCAATTGCTGGATATCCTGGCTACAGGTGACCAAAACCCTATGGATGAAGACACTCGCGAGCGAATTGAGAAACAACTGGCCGATGTGTTGGAACAGTCTGGCCATTCTTTTTCACTGGAGCTGGAATGGTTCAGCTTGCAGGCAGCCATGACTCCCGATAACTCGATTATCACTGCACATAATGGGAAGGGAAAAGAACAAGAAGCCAATTCTGGAAAAGTGCCCGGTAGCAGTGATCAAAATCAGCAGGGCGCTACCGGTGGTCAGCCTTCTCAATCAGAACAAGAAAAAAAAGAAGCTCCAGATGACCAGCAAAATTCTAATGACCCTCCACCCCGAAGCAATGAAACCAGCAGCCAGCAGACAGAAGCCAACCCTGGTAGTGAGTTGACGATTACCTTTGTCGGGCGCACGAATGCAGGAAAATCGTCACTGGCTAGTGCCTTGTTGGGAGCAAAGTTTTTTCCATCGGATGAACGACGCACAGAAACCGGGGAGGACGACATCGTCGTGACTCCAGATACAGATGTTCCGTCAGATACACTGAGAATCCGTTCGCTGCCTGCTTATGGTTCTGAAGACATTCAAACATGGCTTGAAAATAACCCGATAGCCGCAGATGAGATTGTCGTTATTGTATTTCGCAACAGCCTGAGTGATTTTGATGTGGATGTTCTTAGATCGCTTACCAGACAAAATAACCGCCCTTTAAACCAAATCATTTTTGTCAGAAATCGTTTTGATGAAGTCGTTGAGGCACAAAAAAATATCCGAAAACAGACTGAAACTATGTCCAAAGATGAGGAAGTCAGCTTGGTAACTGAATTGCAAAAGGCTTGGAAGGCAGAGGTTCGCAGATACATGAAGAGGCTTTTTAGAGAAGATGAGTCATTCGTTTGTCCAGAGTTACTGTTTACCGACTGCAGAGATATTTATCAGTGTGATGGGATGGAGTCATTACTTGAAGCGATTAAAAACAGCGTTCAACAGGCATACCCAGGGCAGGCCAGAGAGGCTATATGGACTCGCTTCTCTGACATCCGGGAAGAGACAGCAGAAAAAAATCTCACAGAACTCGATGCACATAGCGTGGTAGTGACATTACCTAAACCTAATGGCTATCAAATTCAATACACACTTGATCCTCCGCCTTTTTTAACAGCCTCCGAGCTGGGAGCTGTGCTGGCGGCCTTTGCTGCACAAACTGACCGGTCTCAACAACGGAAAAGCTCACTGACCGTTGCCAGTGGTGGTAGCAAAACGACTTACTGGTACACCATAAACCCGGAAACAAGCCTCACGGGAACTGATTTATTCAGAACAAGTATTTTAATACAGGATGACAGTAAGAAAGCATCAGATCCCATTCAGATATGGATCGACTACGAACCTGCGACTGTTCAGGTTGATAAGCACATCAGCATAATAAGCCTGATAAGCCTGAATAGAATATTGGAAAAAATTAAATCACAGGCATTCGCACCCAAAGCGTGGATTTATAAAGGCAATGCTTTCCCGGAATCGTCTCTTCTGATTACCCGTGCCCCTGCTGTTAGACTTCGCGAACTGATCGTGCCGCAAAATAGTTCAACGGGCGAAGCCAACCGTCTGCTGCCACTGAGTTCATCGGAAGTTCTTGAACTGGCAATCAAGCTCGGGACTGGGTTGAAAACACTGTCAGAAATGCGATTTTCTCTTTCAATCCTGGATGTTGACAGCATTGGGATAGACCCAGGATCCTTGCAGCCCCACTTTGTTGAACTCAGTAACCTCCAAGACACGCCACTTAGGTCGGAGCAGGCATTCACCAATTGGTTGTCGCAACAATACCATAGACTGGTCGGCAGAGCTGACGAAACCGTGGAGTCAGTGACTGTGAAATCTCTCGGGCTGCTGTTCACCCTGCTACCGGGACAATCCCCCCACTTCTCAGAGGTGGACCGGCGTTATTCGGTTCAGGAGAACCTGCTGCTATTGGCTCAATCTATGCTCGATGACAAACCTGAGAATAGACCGACCCTTGATCAAATCATTGCAACGCTGCGAACTATTCAACGGGATTTCAAAACTCATCAGTTGCCGAAAACCCTGACAAAATCACAGCACGGCGCACCGTCAAGCCAGTCAGTGTCGGGCAGTCATGATCCAGAACAAAGCGACGTCCGTACCTACAGCCCGGAGCAGGACAAAGAATTGATAAAAGCCATTTCTAACGGACTGTCCGGGCAGGAAAAGAAGACATTTAAAGAACAGTTTCTTGATAACCGACCGGGTGAGATTAAACAGTTTTCGGATTTTATCAGCCGTCGTTTTTTGGCACTGATCAAAGAGGCCAAGGCAGGCGGAGTTGCCACAAAGAGCGTTTTTGACAGTTTGCTCAGACAACTAAATAATGACTTTGGCTTACACCCCAAGCAAGGTTGCAACCACTGGTTGGAAGAGTTCAACAAAATCTATAAAACGGATTTTAACGAGAAGCTCAAAGAAATTGTAAACGGCGATGACTCGCGGTTGCATACACTTCAAAAGCAGTTTATCGCCTTTTATACCGGGCATATTCCAGGAACCATCTGGTATGAATTTTTCGGGGATGGGCAGGCTTCTTTGCACCGCTGGGCTCGAAACGGGAATTCCGGCTGGGTTTGGTTATGGCTGCAACTGCACAGCGAGGAGGCCGCAACGCTATTAAATGCGCGAGATATTAACGAACGAACCCCACTGCATCTGGCGGTCTACTCTGGCAATGAAGATACTGTCAGGTTCATCTTGGAACATGAGCCGAATGTCGATGCCAAAGACAGTGTCGATTATACCCCCTTGCATTGGGCTGCGTTTTTTGGCCGGGGAACCATTGCCGAACAACTGCTTCAGCACAATGCCAGCCTGACAGGACAACACCGATTAAGAATAACCCCTCTTCATGTGGCAGCCTGGAACAATCAGGGCGCTATGGTAAACAAACTGCTGGAGTGGGGAGCCAGTATTGATTCATCCGCCTACGGAATCTACCCGATCCACTGTGCAGCAGCCACTGGAAGCCTCAACAGTCTTGAGGCACTGCTGGCGCATAGACTGAATGATCTGGATGTCTTTAGTTTCACTGGAAGCTTCAACAGTCTGGCGTATAAACCGATTGCTCTGAATGCCCTTATTAGCAGTGGACACAGTGCATTGCATATTGCTGCCTGGTACGGTCATAGAAAGATCGTTGCCAAACTTATTGACGCAGGCGCTGATCAAAAACAGTTGACAAAAGACGGTTATATGGCAGGAGATCTGGCAAAATTTAGAGGGCACAAGTACCTCGGGCTTTCTGTATCTGGAAAGGACGTTGACCAGCAAAAGCCCAACCCTCCTGACCCTATTGATCTGGCAATACCCATAGCAAATAAACTGGAATTCATGCACATTGATCAATATGGTTATTCGACACTTCATCGAGCTGCCAGAGAGGGGGATGTAAACAGAGTCAGAGACATCCTGATTAACAATGAATATACAAGTGCTCGATCCACTCTGTCGGGTTATACCCCCTTGCATATTGCTGCCCTCTACGGACACAAAGAAATAGCCGCTCTATTGCTATCCCCCGCTAACAGGGAAGACAAAACGGTATCGGGGAACACGCCTCTGCACCTCGCTGCACTTTTCAACAGAGAAACAATGATAGCATTCCTTCTGGATCATTCCTGTAGACCGGATGCAACGACTCACTCTGGTATTACAGTACTGGACGTTGCCTCAGCCATGGGATCACGTAATACGCTTGAACGCATTTTTGAATCACTGAAACAGTCCAAAGGCGACGGCAGCCCAATACATAATGGGGTAACTGCGATGCATCTTGCTGCCAAGTACGGAAATATTGAGGCGATAAGATTTCTCAATCAGGTCGCAGGGATCAGTTTAGAAATAGAGACTGCGAGAGGGGAAACACCTCTGCATTCTGCAACTCATTCAGGCCAGGTTGAAACGGTAAAGTGGCTAAAAATAACAGGCGTTAACTTGGCACCTGCTAATAAGAAGGGGGTCACCCCTTTGTTTATGGCCGCTGCCATTAACTCCCCCGAATTAATAGAACTACTTGGGCAAGAAGGCAAACCCGAACATCTCACAGAAATCATTGGGTTGACGGCAGAACGTTTTGGTGTCGCATCTTTTAGCAGTATTGATGAACCTCTTTCGCTAACCCCATTGCACTTTGCCGCCTTAAAGGGAAACCTCGAAGCAGTCCAGGCGCTGGTGATGAAATGCGGGGCAAAACTGGACACCCGTAGCAGCGGTTTGACAGCACTGGATTTTGCCTCACAGGGAGGACATCTGAAAGTGGTTCAGTGGCTTATTGATGAGTGA
- a CDS encoding GTPase, giving the protein MLTAYDQTKKTPHQLLLTQEQTTLHLEKTYICPTEDINQLPYNYQSILYSQEPFLVTRQNDPKKKEQNKNTFIPPTGLPSTLSSQNLPTGGTGPDSDEDSFFKYPFRPPFVDQSGITMVLLPFLKLPLGWQHQIPGSQWYHWLIGEPDYDSGAIVNIQLNGESIARLPIHSWELQELAEDLTNSRQLLQKLAYRLNGRETFIQQLLDILATGDQNPMDEDTRKRIEKQLADVLEQSDHSFSLELEWFSLQAAMTPDNSIITAHNGKGKKQEASSGKTPGSSDQNQRGATGGQPSQSKQGKKETPDDRQNSNGPPPRSSKTGNHQKEGNPGTELTITFVGRMNAGKSSLASALLGAKFFPSDERRTETGEDDIVVTPDTDVPSNTLRIRSLPGYDTERTRIWLENNPIAADEIVVFVFRNSLSAVDVDVLRCLTRQNRHPLNQIIFVRNRFDEVVEAEKTTRKQTETMSSDEKASFVTGLQETLKAEFRGYMNRVFRDVKSFVCPELLFTDCRNIYQCNGMEPLLKAIKSSIQQAYPGQGREVIWTRFSGIREKLASKFMYYSDVFRQSFNHEDSIATRVLRAVRHYDPEVLNLEANSLDAYSSSLVKWFESEYQGNFDKKVTGLRFLSTLAIASSQKIKEHAEALLRKNEQQREAYLSLLHGQLNRFHTNVQSDPNLNQELGISAFYQAHQYTKEFRKTILKAMREHLWFWTSWTTSDEGLIANFKGHLSRAIEAEFLQARYQRQLQEPVYDWPELSTASHSFDSEPLLSEQSLQDGLNEHIEELVRQFTAILLSRIILPAYYHLPETAIMDRPALQPPLLNVNPTPQPPSRRLPPTEPVNEL; this is encoded by the coding sequence TTGCTAACTGCCTACGATCAGACGAAAAAAACACCACACCAATTGCTACTGACTCAGGAGCAAACGACACTGCATTTGGAAAAAACCTACATCTGCCCCACTGAAGATATAAATCAACTGCCGTATAACTACCAGAGTATCCTGTATTCTCAAGAACCCTTTCTGGTCACCCGCCAGAATGACCCAAAGAAAAAAGAGCAAAATAAAAACACCTTTATCCCACCTACAGGTCTACCCAGTACGCTTTCATCACAAAACCTGCCAACCGGAGGCACTGGACCGGATTCAGATGAAGACAGCTTTTTCAAATATCCCTTCCGGCCACCTTTTGTCGATCAGAGCGGCATCACCATGGTCTTGCTTCCCTTTCTTAAATTACCACTAGGTTGGCAACACCAGATTCCGGGCAGCCAATGGTACCACTGGCTGATTGGCGAGCCGGATTACGACTCTGGCGCAATAGTAAATATTCAGCTAAATGGCGAATCCATAGCCCGACTGCCCATTCATTCATGGGAACTGCAAGAGCTGGCTGAAGACCTGACCAATAGCCGACAACTGTTGCAGAAGCTGGCGTACAGGCTCAATGGCCGGGAAACCTTTATCCAGCAATTGCTGGATATCCTGGCTACAGGTGACCAAAACCCTATGGATGAAGACACTCGTAAGCGAATTGAGAAACAGCTGGCCGATGTGTTGGAACAGTCTGACCATTCTTTTTCACTGGAGCTGGAATGGTTCAGCTTACAGGCGGCCATGACTCCCGATAACTCCATTATCACTGCACATAATGGGAAAGGAAAAAAACAGGAAGCCAGTTCAGGAAAAACGCCCGGTAGCAGTGATCAAAATCAGCGCGGCGCTACCGGTGGTCAACCTTCTCAATCAAAACAAGGCAAAAAAGAAACACCGGATGACCGGCAAAATTCTAATGGCCCTCCACCCCGAAGCAGCAAAACCGGTAACCACCAGAAAGAAGGTAACCCTGGTACTGAGTTGACGATTACCTTTGTCGGGCGCATGAATGCAGGAAAATCGTCACTGGCAAGTGCCTTGTTGGGAGCAAAGTTTTTTCCATCGGATGAACGTCGCACAGAAACCGGGGAGGACGACATCGTCGTGACTCCAGATACAGATGTTCCGTCCAATACACTGAGAATCCGTTCGCTGCCTGGTTATGATACTGAACGCACTCGGATATGGCTTGAAAATAACCCGATAGCTGCAGACGAGATTGTCGTTTTTGTATTTCGTAACAGCCTGAGTGCTGTTGATGTGGATGTTCTTAGATGTCTTACCAGACAAAACAGACACCCTTTAAACCAAATCATTTTTGTCAGAAATCGTTTTGATGAAGTCGTTGAGGCAGAAAAAACTACCCGTAAACAGACTGAAACGATGTCCAGCGATGAGAAAGCCAGCTTTGTAACTGGATTGCAAGAGACTTTGAAGGCAGAGTTTCGCGGTTACATGAATAGGGTTTTTAGAGATGTTAAGTCATTCGTCTGTCCAGAGTTACTGTTTACCGATTGCAGAAATATTTACCAGTGTAATGGGATGGAGCCATTACTGAAAGCGATTAAAAGCAGCATTCAACAGGCATACCCAGGGCAGGGCAGAGAGGTGATATGGACTCGCTTCTCTGGCATTCGTGAAAAACTGGCAAGTAAATTTATGTATTACAGCGATGTGTTCAGGCAGTCGTTTAACCATGAAGATTCCATAGCTACCAGAGTTTTGCGAGCAGTTCGTCATTACGACCCAGAAGTGCTTAACCTCGAAGCCAATTCCCTTGATGCTTACAGTTCATCGTTAGTAAAGTGGTTTGAGAGCGAATACCAGGGCAATTTTGATAAAAAAGTAACAGGGCTCCGCTTTTTGTCAACGCTGGCAATTGCGTCATCTCAGAAGATAAAAGAGCACGCCGAGGCGTTACTGAGAAAAAATGAACAACAGCGAGAAGCGTATTTAAGCCTCCTTCATGGACAATTGAATCGGTTCCATACCAATGTTCAGTCTGACCCCAATCTCAATCAGGAGCTGGGTATATCGGCTTTTTACCAGGCCCACCAGTACACCAAAGAGTTCCGAAAAACCATCTTGAAGGCTATGAGAGAGCATTTATGGTTTTGGACAAGCTGGACAACCAGTGATGAGGGGTTAATTGCAAACTTCAAAGGGCATTTGAGCAGAGCCATTGAAGCAGAATTTCTACAGGCCCGGTATCAGCGCCAATTACAGGAGCCAGTTTACGACTGGCCTGAATTATCGACAGCCTCTCACTCTTTTGACAGTGAACCGCTCCTGTCTGAGCAATCTCTTCAGGATGGTCTGAACGAACACATAGAAGAGTTGGTCAGACAGTTCACTGCCATTCTGCTCAGCAGAATCATTTTACCAGCCTATTACCACCTGCCTGAGACAGCAATAATGGATAGACCAGCGTTACAGCCACCCTTGTTGAATGTGAACCCAACTCCCCAGCCACCTTCAAGAAGGTTACCCCCCACAGAGCCTGTGAATGAATTATGA
- a CDS encoding ankyrin repeat domain-containing protein: protein MNKLSNLTGLAMYSFYTFLQLFTVAFVTTVLSFFTNPEVATGEYLEWQLPVNQQSDSSISVRARPVSVATKTQGTRAQSFTGEVTISGQIDQPFIICAQSLNSQGFTHEAGAVVPFPFSDSDKSTHLYVLTLSEQTGRMAIKESQPCPASFNHPYPFTSGQYLRSKKPFLVVDGRVKKTRDTQNTGAIPPVGLPIKPELFQSPSGGGYDTDDYNDFKRPPFMPVPDKMMVDLILLPSLSLPANWRDYLPFVGVYHWLTNTQPEGVTMVVRFGDSPPLTFQISLAESRELADKLLNTRELLHWLAPRLSGREHLIQQLLELTADSDELPSPLSEEILKSLRKQLAIVLELPDTQFSLEFEYSELVRTFRKQTKTETPLGTIQLGNSQNTSSPNPEVDKGDEQSYSDSQTQLHNNEKKQNQPEQNYPEPDKKRTEKTHNVFPGDVEYYTIRLLQTEYHISKRQVLAILDRPVSEAGLRLSCLDCEQSGLALQEVLPHAEGHWLICDQCQQFRPTAGTPDARQIMLQNHTQSQCTHYRGQGLETPLMDNTLTLFRFMIRFGTEETLLDLLQQFDLPIVAEDLNQTDSNHRTVLHDLAQYTSPAVIRTFFQRFKHWVTAELIQLPDNDGWTSAHYLFQYQSEQAIIETIQSIGKMITWELQSRQNHQGSTPLHILYHRNFFRALAEVTTMRLPNIVVTEVSTGKAKVLSDSDRSRRIRDFHYAACTGNIRLIRELLDFDPSLAKEKDNNSWTALHLAALYGQTEVIQTLLNFDRSLAKEKDNYGWTALYWAAFHGYTEVIQTLLNVDRSLAKEKDNDGETALHVAARHGQTKAIQTLLDFDRSLAKEKDNRGLTALHIAARNGQTGAIQTLLRFDRSLAKEKANDGWTALHLAAFHGHIEAIQTLLNYDRSLAKEKDKYGRSALDLAIERGHRKCKKLLEDYEAQPSGSLQQ from the coding sequence TTGAATAAACTCAGCAACCTAACCGGTCTGGCAATGTACAGCTTTTACACCTTTCTACAGTTGTTCACTGTGGCATTTGTAACAACAGTCCTTTCCTTTTTCACAAACCCTGAAGTGGCCACTGGTGAATATTTGGAATGGCAGCTGCCTGTAAACCAACAAAGTGATTCCTCTATATCCGTTCGAGCCAGGCCGGTCAGTGTTGCTACAAAAACTCAGGGTACACGAGCGCAGTCTTTTACTGGCGAAGTCACTATTTCCGGGCAGATCGACCAGCCATTTATCATCTGTGCACAAAGCTTAAACTCTCAGGGCTTTACTCATGAGGCCGGTGCTGTTGTACCTTTCCCCTTTTCTGATAGTGATAAATCAACCCATCTTTATGTGCTTACGTTGAGTGAGCAAACAGGCAGAATGGCGATTAAAGAAAGCCAGCCTTGCCCAGCGTCTTTTAATCACCCGTATCCATTCACATCAGGACAATATCTGCGTTCAAAAAAGCCTTTTTTAGTGGTAGATGGACGAGTAAAAAAAACGCGCGATACTCAAAATACCGGGGCTATTCCCCCTGTCGGCCTGCCAATCAAGCCTGAGTTGTTTCAAAGTCCTTCAGGTGGTGGCTACGACACCGACGATTACAACGATTTCAAACGACCGCCCTTTATGCCAGTACCCGACAAAATGATGGTCGACCTGATTCTCCTACCCAGTCTGAGCCTGCCCGCTAACTGGCGTGATTATCTGCCTTTTGTCGGGGTGTACCACTGGCTTACCAATACACAACCCGAAGGGGTAACGATGGTTGTACGGTTCGGTGATTCGCCGCCGCTTACCTTCCAAATCAGCCTGGCTGAATCCCGGGAACTGGCGGATAAGCTGCTTAATACACGGGAGCTTTTGCACTGGCTCGCACCCAGGCTTAGTGGCAGGGAGCACCTGATACAACAGCTTCTGGAGCTGACAGCAGACTCAGATGAACTACCCAGCCCATTATCTGAAGAAATCCTTAAATCCCTCCGAAAGCAACTGGCTATCGTGTTGGAACTACCCGATACTCAGTTCAGTCTTGAGTTTGAATACTCGGAACTGGTACGCACTTTTAGAAAACAGACCAAGACTGAGACCCCCCTCGGAACCATACAGCTGGGAAACTCTCAAAACACAAGTTCACCAAATCCCGAAGTGGATAAAGGCGACGAGCAGAGTTATTCAGACAGCCAGACACAGCTTCACAACAATGAAAAAAAACAAAACCAGCCAGAGCAGAATTATCCAGAACCTGATAAGAAACGTACCGAAAAAACCCATAATGTATTTCCCGGGGATGTTGAGTATTACACCATCAGGCTGCTTCAAACCGAATATCACATCAGCAAACGACAGGTGTTAGCGATTTTGGACAGGCCTGTGTCAGAAGCCGGTTTAAGGCTATCCTGTCTGGATTGCGAACAAAGCGGGCTTGCGCTTCAGGAAGTACTGCCTCACGCAGAAGGGCACTGGCTAATATGCGATCAGTGTCAACAATTCAGACCAACTGCAGGTACCCCTGATGCGCGCCAAATAATGCTACAAAACCATACCCAAAGTCAGTGCACTCACTACAGAGGGCAGGGACTGGAAACTCCTTTAATGGACAATACTCTGACTCTGTTCCGTTTCATGATTCGTTTCGGAACCGAAGAAACCCTGCTCGACCTGTTACAACAATTCGATTTACCGATAGTCGCTGAGGATTTAAATCAGACAGATAGTAACCACAGAACCGTGCTTCACGATCTGGCTCAATATACTTCACCGGCAGTCATCCGGACGTTTTTTCAGCGTTTCAAACATTGGGTAACCGCTGAACTGATACAGCTTCCAGACAATGACGGCTGGACTTCAGCACACTACCTGTTTCAATATCAGTCAGAACAGGCCATCATTGAAACCATTCAATCTATTGGCAAGATGATTACCTGGGAATTGCAGTCCCGGCAGAACCACCAAGGTTCAACCCCGCTTCATATTCTTTATCACCGGAATTTCTTCCGGGCATTGGCGGAAGTAACTACCATGCGACTGCCTAATATTGTTGTGACGGAAGTGTCGACCGGCAAGGCCAAGGTATTGTCGGACAGTGACCGATCCAGACGCATTCGGGATTTTCACTATGCTGCCTGCACTGGCAACATAAGGTTGATCAGGGAATTGCTGGACTTTGATCCCTCACTGGCCAAAGAGAAGGATAATAATAGCTGGACGGCTCTCCACTTAGCTGCTCTTTATGGCCAAACAGAGGTCATCCAGACCTTGCTGAACTTTGACCGCTCACTGGCCAAAGAGAAGGATAACTATGGCTGGACGGCTCTCTACTGGGCTGCTTTTCATGGCTACACAGAGGTCATCCAGACATTGCTGAACGTTGACCGCTCACTGGCCAAAGAGAAGGATAACGATGGCGAAACGGCTCTCCACGTTGCTGCACGTCATGGCCAAACAAAGGCCATCCAGACATTGCTGGACTTTGACCGCTCACTGGCCAAAGAGAAGGATAACCGTGGCTTGACGGCTCTCCACATAGCTGCTCGTAATGGCCAAACAGGGGCTATCCAGACATTGCTGAGATTTGACCGCTCACTGGCCAAAGAGAAGGCTAACGATGGCTGGACGGCTCTCCACTTAGCTGCTTTTCATGGCCACATAGAGGCCATCCAGACATTGCTGAACTATGACCGCTCACTGGCCAAAGAGAAGGATAAATATGGCAGGTCGGCTCTCGACTTGGCTATCGAGCGTGGCCACAGAAAGTGCAAGAAACTTCTTGAAGACTATGAAGCCCAACCATCGGGCAGCCTTCAACAGTGA
- the umuD gene encoding translesion error-prone DNA polymerase V autoproteolytic subunit → MHEKDFIPATFPLYQAPASCGFPSPAADFAEDRLSLDQLLIQHPSATFFARATGTSMERAGIKEGAVLVVDRSQTPKSGDIIIAMLDGDLIVKRLIRDKNSLILQSEHPDYPPVTLNPQQELDIWGVIIAAVNQFRSLNPALKDGA, encoded by the coding sequence ATGCATGAAAAAGACTTCATACCAGCTACGTTTCCGCTGTACCAGGCTCCTGCGTCTTGCGGGTTCCCATCCCCAGCCGCCGACTTTGCAGAAGACAGGCTCTCTTTGGATCAGCTATTAATCCAGCACCCATCAGCCACCTTTTTTGCGCGAGCAACGGGCACATCAATGGAAAGAGCGGGCATAAAAGAAGGAGCTGTGCTGGTTGTAGACAGAAGCCAAACACCAAAATCAGGCGATATTATTATTGCCATGCTCGATGGTGATCTCATCGTCAAACGCCTTATTCGGGACAAGAACTCCCTGATTCTTCAGTCAGAACATCCAGACTATCCCCCTGTAACCCTGAATCCTCAACAGGAGCTGGATATATGGGGAGTCATCATTGCCGCAGTCAATCAATTTCGGTCACTGAACCCCGCCCTGAAGGACGGGGCTTGA